One part of the Vicia villosa cultivar HV-30 ecotype Madison, WI linkage group LG6, Vvil1.0, whole genome shotgun sequence genome encodes these proteins:
- the LOC131613265 gene encoding uncharacterized protein LOC131613265 yields MNVALISKWKWRILTEKEAVWRYGKVKVKVLIGDISVVGKKDSIWWRDLLISDNYENLNSNHFAGAIECTVWSGKDIPFWYACWTGSQTLMEAYPELYCFAGNHLAEVFCASIMLNGSWSWRLENMVEAGSRGESGSTGSSGEPEFTHQLSELILELLFELQQRQIAVRDSSDDAFSWRLEINGVFSVSSCYDRFKEKHFGPPLDNSTVLALSHLWKIKAPLKIFFFGRSFIINKLATRDLLVKKGILTDGNDSKCAFCLSEEESLRHLFVNCEVTKGIWRKVYGWVGVDTSLSREEFVNYFHNCLKIKCVKTRVIGAVMWLSTVWNIWLMRNSVIFESEKFSFLDCLSEIVFNAWR; encoded by the coding sequence ATGAACGTGGCTTTGATtagtaaatggaagtggagaatcctCACGGAGAAGGAGGCGGTTTGGAGATACGGTAAGGTGAAGGTGAAGGTTTTAATAGGGGATATTTCGGTGGTGGGAAAGAAGGactcaatttggtggagagaccTTTTAATTTCGGATAATTATGAGAATCTCAACAGCAATCATTTTGCAGGTGCTATAGAGTGTACCGTTTGGAGCGGAAAAGATATTCCTTTTTGGTATGCTTGTTGGACGGGTTCTCAAACGTTAATGGAGGCTTATCCGGAGTTATACTGTTTTGCAGGAAATCACCTTGCTGAAGTTTTCTGTGCAAGTATTATGCTTAATGGAAGCTGGTCTTGGCGTTTAGAAAATATGGTGGAAGCTGGCAGCAGAGGAGAATCCGGTTCGACTGGAAGCAGTGGTGAGCCCGAATTTACTCATCAACTTTCAGAGCTGATTCTCGAGCTACTATTTGAGCTGCAACAGCGCCAGATCGCTGTCCGGGACAGCAGCGATGATGCTTTTTCTTGGAGGTTAGAGATAAACGGCGTCTTCTCGGTTAGCTCGTGTTACGATCGTTTTAAAGAGAAACATTTCGGACCTCCTCTTGACAATTCAACGGTATTAGCTTTATCTCATCTTTGGAAAATTAAAGCTCCcttgaaaattttcttttttggTCGGAGTTTCATAATCAATAAACTAGCAACGAGAGACCTTTTGGTTAAAAAGGGTATCTTGACAGATGGTAATGATTCTAAATGTGCCTTTTGTTTATCGGAGGAAGAATCACTTCGGCATTTGTTTGTAAATTGCGAGGTGACCAAGGGGATTTGGAGGAAAGTTTATGGTTGGGTTGGAGTAGACACATCTTTATCTAGAGAGGAGTTTGTGAATTATTTTCACAATTGCTTAAAGATTAAGTGTGTCAAAACAAGAGTTATTGGGGCGGTGATGTGGCTTTCAACGGTTTGGAATATTTGGCTTATGCGTAATTCTGTGATATTTGAAAGCGAGAAATTTAGCTTCCTTGATTGTTTGTCGGAGATTGTTTTTAATGCTTGGAGATGA